The Sus scrofa isolate TJ Tabasco breed Duroc unplaced genomic scaffold, Sscrofa11.1 Contig1436, whole genome shotgun sequence genome contains a region encoding:
- the LOC110258164 gene encoding olfactory receptor 2W1-like, with amino-acid sequence MGQRNSTSLHDFILLGFSDHPKLEMALSGVVATFYLITLVGNTAIILASLLDSHLHTPMYFFLRNLSFLDLCFTTSIVPQMLVNLWGPHKTISYGGCVIQLYVYMWLGSIECLLLAVMSYDRFTAICKPLHYLVIMNPHLCLKMIIMVWSISLANSVVLCTLTLNLPRCGNNLLDHFLCELPAMLKIACIDTTAVELSVFALGIAIVLTPLILILISYGYIAKAVLRMKSRAGQRKAINTCGSHLTVVSIFYGAIIYMYLQPGNNASRGQVIFLTLFYTIITPSLNPLIYTLRNKDMKEALKKLMRVDHKSTKSKRTWKS; translated from the coding sequence ATGGGCCAAAGAAACTCTACTTCTCTGCATGATTTCATTCTGCTGGGCTTCTCTGACCATCCCAAACTGGAGATGGCCCTGTCAGGAGTTGTTGCCACCTTCTACTTGATCACACTGGTCGGTAACACAGCCATCATTCTTGCGTCTCTCCtggactcccacctccacacaccaatgtacttcttcctccGGAATTTATCTTTCCTAGACCTATGTTTCACAACCAGCATCGTCCCTCAGATGCTGGTTAACTTGTGGGGGCCTCATAAGACCATCAGCTATGGGGGCTGTGTCATTCAGCTCTATGTTTATATGTGGTTGGGCTCCATCGAGTGCCTTCTCCTAGCTGTTATGTCCTACGATCGTTTCACAGCTATTTGTAAGCCCCTCCATTATTTGGTAATCATGAACCCACATTTATGTCTCAAGATGATTATCATGGTCTGGAGCATTAGTTTGGCCAATTCTGTTGTACTGTGTACACTCACTCTGAATCTGcctagatgtggaaacaaccttcTGGATCATTTCTTGTGTGAGTTGCCAGCTATGCTCAAGATAGCGTGTATAGACACCACAGCAGTTgaattgtctgtttttgctttaggCATCGCCATTGTCCTTACACCACTCATCCTTATTCTTATATCCTATGGCTACATTGCCAAAGCTGTGCTGAGAATGAAGTCAAGGGCAGGCCAGCGGAAAGCAATCAATACCTGTGGATCTCATCTCACCGTGGTGTCTATCTTCTACGGAGCTATTATCTACATGTACCTGCAACCAGGTAACAATGCCTCCAGAGGTCAGGTCATATTTCTCACCCTCTTTTACACCATCATCACACCAAGTCTCAACCCTCTCATTTACACTTTAAGGAATAAAGACATGAAGGAGGCACTGAAGAAGCTGATGAGAGTTGATCACAAATCTACTAAATCAAAAAGGACCTGGAAGTCatag